The following proteins come from a genomic window of Geminicoccaceae bacterium SCSIO 64248:
- a CDS encoding Gfo/Idh/MocA family oxidoreductase, with amino-acid sequence MNNAPLKAAVIGCGFFARNHLLGWNDIEDVTVAAVCDRDRAKAEAAAALFAKRPAIYTDAAQMLAAEPLDFLDVVTTMETHRELMALAAKHKLPAICQKPFAPEIETARAIVATAREAGTPIMVHENFRFQAPLLGLKAAIDEGAVGKPFFAHIEFRTGYDIIAGQPYLAEVERFIILDLGIHVLDVARFLMGEAERLYCRTNQIMPNIKGEDAAFMVLDHEAGSVSHVRCSYTTRVHPDPFPETLVTVEGDKGTLRLTPGYRLELHTRQGMTVRDVPPTPPAWADPAWALLQESVVNTQRHWVRSLRSGRPADTSGEDNLRTFALVEAAYESAASGQPVEPRA; translated from the coding sequence ATGAACAACGCTCCCCTCAAGGCGGCCGTGATCGGCTGCGGCTTCTTCGCCCGCAACCACCTCCTGGGCTGGAACGACATCGAGGACGTCACGGTGGCTGCCGTCTGCGATCGCGACCGCGCCAAGGCCGAGGCCGCCGCCGCCCTGTTCGCGAAGCGGCCCGCGATCTACACCGACGCAGCGCAGATGCTGGCGGCCGAGCCGCTCGACTTCCTCGACGTGGTCACGACGATGGAGACCCATCGCGAGCTGATGGCGCTGGCGGCGAAGCACAAGCTGCCTGCGATCTGCCAGAAGCCCTTCGCGCCGGAGATCGAGACGGCGCGCGCCATCGTCGCGACGGCGCGCGAGGCCGGCACGCCCATCATGGTGCACGAGAACTTCCGCTTCCAGGCGCCGCTGCTCGGCCTCAAGGCGGCGATCGACGAGGGCGCGGTCGGCAAGCCCTTCTTTGCCCATATCGAGTTCCGGACCGGCTACGACATCATCGCCGGCCAGCCCTATCTCGCCGAGGTCGAGCGCTTCATCATCCTCGACCTGGGAATCCACGTCCTGGACGTCGCGCGGTTCCTGATGGGCGAGGCGGAACGCCTCTACTGCCGCACGAACCAGATCATGCCGAACATCAAGGGGGAGGACGCCGCTTTCATGGTGCTGGATCACGAGGCGGGCTCGGTCAGCCACGTCCGCTGCAGCTACACGACCCGCGTCCATCCCGATCCCTTCCCGGAGACGCTGGTCACGGTCGAGGGCGACAAGGGCACGCTCCGCCTGACGCCGGGCTACCGGCTCGAGCTTCACACCAGGCAGGGGATGACCGTGCGCGACGTGCCGCCCACGCCGCCCGCCTGGGCCGATCCCGCCTGGGCGCTCTTGCAGGAGAGCGTGGTCAACACGCAGCGCCATTGGGTCCGGTCGCTGCGCTCCGGCCGGCCGGCCGACACCTCGGGCGAGGACAACCTTCGCACCTTCGCGTTGGTCGAGGCCGCCTACGAATCGGCCGCGTCCGGCCAGCCGGTGGAGCCGCGGGCATGA
- a CDS encoding ABC transporter permease — translation MSTAVLPGAVKREHRLRLFLLQYASLILFLAVILVFSLLSARFFAVQNFLNILIQASHVAILGTGMTFVLLVAGIDLSVGAVMYLSVALLGTYFVGLPTLGSLALCALFGLIFGLVNAFFIVGVRVAAFITTLATLFIGRGIALFVTETKMVFYDSTILSLGRTSFLGIAWALWVAAAVFVVAWITLTQTRFGRQIYAVGENPDAAKKAGINVPVILLAVYAISGTLAGIAGFVSITQVGAASPTFGIEKEFAAIAAAVLGGTSLFGGRGGLIGTLFGAVLIQTVNNGLVIVNANPYVYPLVTALIIFLAVLVDSQRSRLLEAMNRRTIRVEEA, via the coding sequence GTGAGCACGGCCGTTCTTCCCGGCGCGGTGAAGCGCGAGCACAGGCTGCGGCTCTTCCTGCTCCAATACGCCAGCCTGATCCTTTTCCTGGCCGTCATCCTGGTGTTCAGCCTGCTCTCGGCGCGCTTCTTCGCCGTGCAGAACTTCCTGAACATCCTGATCCAGGCGAGCCACGTGGCGATCCTGGGCACGGGCATGACCTTCGTGCTGCTGGTCGCCGGCATCGACCTCTCGGTCGGCGCGGTCATGTATCTCTCGGTCGCCCTGCTCGGCACCTATTTCGTCGGCCTGCCGACCCTGGGCTCGCTCGCCCTTTGCGCGCTGTTCGGGCTGATCTTCGGCCTGGTCAACGCCTTCTTCATCGTCGGCGTCCGCGTCGCCGCCTTCATCACGACGCTGGCGACCCTGTTCATCGGCCGGGGCATCGCGCTGTTCGTGACCGAGACCAAGATGGTCTTCTATGACAGCACCATCCTCTCGCTCGGCCGGACCAGCTTCCTCGGCATCGCGTGGGCGCTCTGGGTCGCGGCGGCCGTCTTCGTCGTCGCCTGGATCACGCTCACGCAGACCCGCTTCGGGCGGCAGATCTACGCCGTCGGCGAGAATCCCGACGCCGCGAAGAAGGCCGGCATCAACGTGCCCGTCATCCTGCTCGCGGTCTACGCCATCTCCGGCACCCTGGCGGGCATCGCGGGCTTCGTCTCGATCACCCAGGTCGGCGCCGCGTCGCCCACCTTCGGCATCGAGAAGGAGTTCGCCGCGATCGCCGCCGCCGTGCTGGGCGGCACCAGCCTGTTCGGCGGACGCGGCGGCCTGATCGGCACGCTGTTCGGCGCCGTGCTGATCCAGACCGTCAACAACGGCCTCGTGATCGTCAACGCCAACCCCTACGTGTACCCGCTCGTCACCGCCCTGATCATCTTTCTGGCCGTCCTGGTCGACAGCCAGCGCTCGCGTCTGCTTGAAGCGATGAACCGGCGGACGATCCGGGTGGAGGAGGCCTGA
- a CDS encoding ABC transporter permease, which yields MSASAVDRATVGTRRPGLLTRLFVSEYLVLYLCAAYFLAILPVVPQMASFAVLQNVLADMLPLLAVAIGQTFVLIIAGIDLSVGSIIAMVSVAGASVMTGDGGYLGGSALAVPGALVVMLGLGAALGALNGLCVTRLSMPPFIVTLAGMMFWSGAAIWFTTFHTTTSSIANLPRGFVVIGQGAALGVANSFWVVLALGLAAHVILARTVLGRRLYAIGRNRRTALVSGVPVGRAVVLAFAISGLCAAVASILYTGRLETGTPILGDRILLDVIGAVVIGGTSLFGGKGKIVWTVFGVLFLVLLDTSLKMLGMSLFFVLAIKGAVILLAAVIDALRTRMLARGL from the coding sequence GTGAGCGCGTCGGCGGTCGACCGGGCGACGGTCGGGACGCGGCGGCCGGGTCTGCTGACCCGGCTGTTCGTATCGGAATATCTCGTCCTCTATCTCTGCGCGGCCTACTTCCTGGCCATCCTGCCGGTCGTGCCGCAGATGGCGTCCTTCGCCGTGCTGCAGAACGTGCTGGCCGACATGCTGCCGCTGCTCGCGGTCGCGATCGGCCAGACCTTCGTCCTGATCATCGCCGGCATCGACCTTTCGGTCGGCTCGATCATCGCGATGGTCAGCGTCGCCGGCGCCAGCGTCATGACCGGCGACGGCGGCTATCTCGGCGGCAGCGCGCTGGCGGTCCCGGGCGCGCTCGTGGTCATGCTGGGGCTGGGCGCGGCGCTGGGCGCGCTCAATGGCCTGTGCGTCACGCGGCTCTCGATGCCGCCCTTCATCGTCACCCTCGCCGGCATGATGTTCTGGTCGGGCGCGGCGATCTGGTTCACGACCTTCCACACCACGACCAGCTCGATCGCCAACCTGCCGCGCGGCTTCGTCGTGATCGGCCAGGGAGCCGCGCTCGGCGTCGCCAACAGCTTCTGGGTCGTCCTGGCGCTCGGGCTGGCCGCGCACGTGATCCTGGCACGCACGGTCCTGGGCCGGCGGCTCTACGCGATCGGCCGCAACCGGCGGACGGCCCTGGTCTCGGGCGTCCCGGTCGGCCGGGCGGTCGTGCTCGCCTTCGCCATCTCGGGCCTGTGCGCGGCCGTCGCATCGATCCTCTATACCGGACGGCTGGAGACCGGGACGCCGATCCTGGGCGACCGCATCCTGCTCGACGTCATCGGTGCCGTGGTGATCGGCGGCACCAGCCTGTTCGGCGGCAAGGGCAAGATCGTCTGGACGGTGTTCGGCGTCCTTTTCCTCGTCCTGCTCGACACCAGCCTCAAGATGCTGGGCATGTCGCTCTTCTTCGTGCTGGCGATCAAGGGCGCGGTCATCCTGCTGGCCGCCGTGATCGACGCCTTGCGCACCCGCATGCTGGCGCGGGGGCTCTGA
- a CDS encoding four-carbon acid sugar kinase family protein, with product MSAPTPLPDGLVLSFYGDDFTGSTDAMEVLSLAGLPTVLFLRTPEPADLARFLEARAVGIAGVSRSKPPAWMDEHLPAMFEALASLGAPLAHYKVCSTFDSSAQTGSIGRAIDVAQAVFRSPFVPVVVGAPALRRYVCFGNLFATVDGVPYRIDRHPTMSRHPVTPMGEADLTRHLAAQTGRPIGLVDLLGLAGDPDLALAQAREAGAEIVLIDVMDEVSLIEAGRLVWESRDRPTFSASSSGLQYALAAYWRSAGLLDPALAPASVRPADRIAVVSGSCSPVTARQIAWASAHDFATLRLDPLALIDGEAERERAIAAGLAALSEGRSPVLYTASGPDDPSVGSFKAAAQTSGLGEDEANARVGRALGDILSAVLERTGLRRAIVAGGDTSGMCAGRLGIDALTMAAPTAPGSPLCRGHAPGRALDGIEIALKGGQVGGPDYFGAVRQGHA from the coding sequence ATGAGCGCGCCGACACCCTTGCCGGACGGCCTCGTCCTGTCGTTCTACGGCGACGACTTCACCGGCTCGACCGACGCCATGGAAGTCCTGAGCCTGGCCGGCCTGCCGACGGTCCTGTTCCTGAGGACGCCGGAACCTGCCGATCTCGCACGCTTTCTTGAGGCGCGGGCCGTGGGCATCGCGGGCGTGAGCCGCTCCAAGCCGCCCGCCTGGATGGACGAGCATCTTCCGGCGATGTTCGAGGCGCTGGCCTCGCTCGGGGCGCCGCTCGCGCACTACAAGGTCTGCTCGACCTTCGACAGCTCGGCGCAGACCGGCTCCATCGGCCGGGCGATCGACGTGGCGCAGGCCGTCTTCCGCTCGCCCTTCGTGCCGGTCGTGGTCGGCGCGCCCGCCTTGCGCCGCTATGTCTGCTTCGGCAACCTGTTCGCCACGGTCGACGGCGTGCCCTACCGGATCGATCGCCACCCGACCATGTCGCGCCATCCCGTGACGCCGATGGGCGAGGCGGACCTGACGCGCCATCTGGCGGCTCAGACCGGCCGGCCGATCGGCCTGGTCGACCTGCTCGGCCTGGCAGGCGATCCCGACCTCGCTTTGGCGCAGGCGCGTGAAGCGGGGGCCGAGATCGTCCTGATCGACGTCATGGACGAAGTCAGCCTGATCGAGGCCGGCCGCCTGGTCTGGGAGAGTCGGGACCGGCCGACCTTCTCAGCCTCGTCCTCCGGCCTGCAATACGCGCTGGCGGCCTACTGGCGCTCGGCCGGGCTGCTCGATCCGGCGCTGGCCCCGGCCAGCGTCCGTCCGGCCGACCGGATCGCGGTGGTCAGCGGCAGCTGCTCGCCGGTGACCGCGCGCCAGATCGCCTGGGCGAGCGCGCACGACTTCGCCACGCTCCGCCTCGATCCGCTCGCCCTGATCGACGGCGAGGCCGAGCGGGAACGCGCCATCGCGGCGGGCCTCGCCGCCCTGTCGGAGGGACGGAGCCCCGTCCTCTACACGGCATCGGGGCCGGACGATCCTTCGGTCGGCAGCTTCAAGGCGGCGGCGCAGACCTCCGGGCTGGGCGAGGACGAGGCCAACGCGCGCGTCGGCCGGGCGCTCGGCGACATTCTTTCGGCCGTGCTGGAACGGACCGGCCTGCGCCGCGCGATCGTGGCGGGCGGCGACACGTCCGGCATGTGCGCGGGGCGACTCGGCATCGACGCGCTCACCATGGCGGCGCCGACCGCGCCGGGGTCGCCGCTCTGCCGCGGCCACGCGCCGGGCCGGGCGCTCGACGGAATCGAGATCGCACTCAAGGGCGGCCAGGTCGGTGGGCCGGACTATTTCGGCGCCGTCCGCCAGGGCCATGCCTGA
- a CDS encoding Gfo/Idh/MocA family oxidoreductase — protein MMELKGGLIGCGFFAENHLNAWRDLDGVAITAVCDRDRAKADDAARRFGIAAVYDDAAGMLAAEKLDFVDIATTVESHRALVTLAAANGVAAICQKPFAIDEADARAMVDACAEAGVPLMVHENFRWQRPILAAKAALDQGRIGEPFYARITFRHGHDIYTNQPYLRTVPRLAIQDLGIHLLDVARFLFGEVERVYCRTQRISPDVAGEDAATIVLDHANGMRCIVDCCFATTLHPDPFPQTWLRIEGCTGTIAIDKDYRVSVSGNGERDEASAEPDLPGWGAVPWHLIQDSVIAIQRHWVECLREKRAPATSGADNLKTLALTFAAYDSAASGRAVTP, from the coding sequence ATGATGGAGCTCAAGGGAGGCCTGATCGGCTGCGGCTTCTTTGCCGAGAACCATCTCAACGCCTGGCGCGATCTCGACGGCGTCGCCATCACGGCGGTCTGCGACCGGGACCGGGCGAAGGCGGACGACGCTGCAAGGCGCTTCGGCATCGCCGCCGTCTATGACGACGCGGCCGGCATGCTCGCGGCCGAGAAGCTCGATTTCGTCGACATCGCGACCACGGTCGAGAGCCACCGCGCCCTCGTGACGCTGGCCGCCGCGAACGGCGTCGCGGCCATCTGCCAGAAGCCCTTCGCGATCGACGAGGCGGACGCACGCGCGATGGTCGACGCCTGCGCGGAGGCGGGCGTGCCCTTGATGGTGCACGAGAACTTCCGCTGGCAGCGGCCGATCCTGGCCGCCAAGGCGGCGCTGGATCAGGGCCGGATCGGCGAGCCCTTCTACGCCCGGATCACCTTCCGCCACGGCCACGACATCTACACGAACCAGCCCTATCTGCGCACGGTTCCGCGCCTGGCGATCCAGGACCTGGGCATCCATCTGCTGGACGTCGCCCGCTTCCTGTTCGGCGAGGTCGAGCGGGTCTATTGCCGCACGCAACGGATCAGCCCCGACGTCGCCGGCGAGGACGCGGCCACCATCGTGCTCGACCACGCGAACGGCATGCGCTGCATCGTCGATTGCTGCTTCGCGACCACGCTCCATCCCGATCCGTTCCCGCAGACCTGGCTGCGCATCGAGGGCTGCACCGGCACGATCGCGATCGACAAGGACTATCGCGTCTCGGTCTCGGGCAACGGCGAGCGGGACGAGGCGTCCGCCGAGCCCGACCTGCCGGGCTGGGGTGCGGTGCCCTGGCACCTGATCCAGGACAGCGTCATCGCGATTCAGCGCCATTGGGTCGAATGCCTGCGCGAGAAGCGTGCGCCCGCGACCTCGGGCGCGGACAACCTCAAGACGCTCGCTTTGACTTTTGCCGCCTATGACAGCGCGGCGTCGGGCAGGGCGGTGACGCCATGA
- a CDS encoding sugar ABC transporter ATP-binding protein has translation MALLECRNLRKSFFGVEVLHGVGFELDEGRVLGLVGENGSGKSTTMNILGGVLGRDAGEMILAGEAYEPRGAKDATAAGIAFIHQELNLFENLSIEENLFIDSFPKRAGFLPFIDRGRMRREARAALEAVDIRHPPGMPVARLSQGERQLVEIAKAVSQEARIIIFDEPTTSLTKREALRLFDLIRRLKQRGIAMIYISHILSDVQALCDDIVVLRDGNRVGGGRAADFTQDRIIALMVGREITQLFPEREARPPGRTVLQAQGVTQPGVVKAISLSVREGEVLGIAGLMGSGRSELVRILFGLDPFASGTIRVGDDVLERPTPMACMERGMAFLTEDRRAEGLLMDASIADNVGLPSLQDYAGGWPGLIRRTRLGEDTADMARKVRVNATDYDGTLAKALSGGNQQKVVLAKWLLRKPSVLILDEPTRGIDVGAKFELYKLINDLVAHGTAILVISSELEELIGLADRILVMAHGEIQGEFERGRGFDAERIMEAAMRRGLAEQAA, from the coding sequence ATGGCCCTCCTGGAGTGCCGCAATCTGCGCAAGAGCTTCTTCGGGGTCGAAGTCCTGCACGGCGTCGGCTTCGAGCTCGATGAGGGCCGGGTGCTGGGCCTGGTCGGCGAGAACGGCTCGGGCAAGTCGACGACCATGAACATCCTGGGCGGGGTGCTCGGCCGCGACGCCGGCGAGATGATCCTGGCCGGCGAGGCGTACGAGCCGCGCGGGGCGAAGGACGCCACGGCGGCCGGCATCGCCTTCATCCACCAGGAGCTCAACCTGTTCGAGAACCTGTCGATCGAGGAGAACCTCTTCATCGACAGCTTCCCGAAGCGGGCCGGCTTCCTGCCGTTCATCGACCGCGGCCGGATGCGCAGGGAAGCCCGCGCCGCGCTGGAAGCGGTCGACATCCGCCATCCGCCGGGCATGCCCGTCGCGCGCCTGTCCCAGGGCGAGCGCCAGCTGGTCGAGATCGCCAAGGCGGTCAGCCAGGAGGCACGGATCATCATCTTCGACGAGCCGACCACGTCGCTCACCAAGCGTGAGGCGTTGCGGCTGTTCGACCTGATCCGACGGCTGAAGCAGCGCGGCATCGCGATGATCTATATCAGCCACATCCTCTCCGACGTGCAGGCGCTGTGCGACGACATCGTCGTGCTGCGCGACGGCAACCGGGTGGGCGGCGGCAGGGCGGCGGACTTCACCCAGGACCGGATCATCGCGCTCATGGTCGGCCGCGAGATCACCCAGCTCTTCCCCGAGCGCGAGGCGAGGCCGCCGGGCCGCACGGTCCTGCAGGCGCAGGGGGTCACCCAGCCGGGCGTGGTGAAGGCGATCAGCCTCAGCGTCCGCGAAGGCGAGGTGCTGGGCATCGCCGGGCTGATGGGCTCCGGCCGGTCCGAGCTGGTGCGCATCCTGTTCGGCCTCGATCCGTTCGCCTCGGGCACGATCCGGGTCGGCGACGACGTGCTCGAGCGGCCGACACCCATGGCCTGCATGGAGCGCGGCATGGCGTTCCTGACCGAGGACCGCCGGGCCGAGGGCCTGCTGATGGACGCCTCGATCGCCGACAATGTCGGCCTGCCGTCCCTGCAGGACTACGCCGGCGGCTGGCCCGGACTGATCCGCCGCACGCGGCTGGGCGAGGACACGGCCGACATGGCGCGCAAGGTCCGGGTCAACGCGACCGACTACGACGGCACGCTCGCCAAGGCGCTCTCCGGCGGCAACCAGCAGAAGGTCGTGCTCGCCAAGTGGCTCCTGCGCAAGCCGTCCGTCCTGATCCTGGACGAGCCGACGCGCGGCATCGACGTCGGCGCCAAGTTCGAGCTCTACAAGCTGATCAACGACCTGGTCGCGCACGGCACCGCGATCCTGGTCATCTCGTCCGAACTGGAGGAGTTGATCGGCCTGGCCGATCGCATCCTGGTCATGGCGCACGGCGAGATCCAGGGCGAGTTCGAGCGCGGCCGCGGCTTCGACGCGGAGCGGATCATGGAGGCCGCCATGCGGCGTGGATTGGCGGAGCAGGCGGCGTGA
- a CDS encoding phosphogluconate dehydrogenase C-terminal domain-containing protein has translation MTKIALLGAGGKMGVRLASNLVGSPWEVHHVEINEIGRKRLKDIVGADCVDEDKALADADVVLMATPDALIGTIAKGFVHKLKPGAAVIMLDAAAPHAGELPERSDITYFVTHPCHPPVFNDETDMDAKNDFFGGIKAKQHIVCALMQGPEEHYTLCEQIARTIYKPVMRSHRVTVEQLAILEPALSETVGATLVSALHEATEEAIRRGVPRQAAVDFMLGHINIELAIMFGALPGGQFSDGALLAIKKAKPKLLQDSWLSVFEPDEVKQSVVDICHPKKPAAA, from the coding sequence ATGACCAAGATCGCGCTGCTCGGCGCCGGCGGAAAGATGGGCGTGCGCCTCGCCTCCAACCTCGTCGGCTCGCCCTGGGAGGTCCACCACGTCGAGATCAACGAGATCGGCCGCAAGCGGCTGAAGGACATCGTCGGCGCCGATTGCGTCGACGAGGACAAGGCCCTGGCCGATGCCGACGTCGTGCTGATGGCGACGCCCGACGCGCTGATCGGCACGATCGCCAAGGGCTTCGTCCACAAGCTCAAGCCCGGCGCCGCCGTGATCATGCTGGACGCTGCGGCACCCCATGCCGGCGAGCTGCCCGAGCGGTCGGACATCACCTATTTCGTCACCCACCCCTGCCATCCGCCGGTCTTCAACGACGAGACCGACATGGACGCGAAGAACGACTTCTTCGGCGGGATCAAGGCGAAGCAGCACATCGTCTGCGCGCTCATGCAGGGCCCGGAGGAGCACTACACGCTCTGCGAGCAGATCGCGCGGACGATCTACAAGCCCGTGATGCGCTCGCACCGCGTCACGGTCGAGCAGCTGGCGATCCTGGAGCCGGCCCTGTCGGAGACGGTCGGCGCGACGCTGGTGAGCGCCTTGCACGAAGCGACCGAGGAGGCGATCCGCCGGGGCGTGCCGCGCCAGGCGGCGGTCGACTTCATGCTCGGCCACATCAACATCGAGCTGGCGATCATGTTCGGCGCGCTGCCGGGCGGCCAATTCTCGGACGGGGCGCTGCTCGCGATCAAGAAGGCGAAGCCGAAGCTCCTGCAGGACAGCTGGCTCTCGGTCTTCGAACCCGACGAGGTCAAGCAGAGCGTGGTCGACATCTGCCATCCCAAGAAGCCGGCGGCGGCCTGA
- a CDS encoding sugar ABC transporter substrate-binding protein, translating into MIVTRRSFTIGALLAAGTAGWPVFVKAQGTKTIAVLFDGLYSPFWVSGLEALRSDLQGRGFEMVEAISDQDDNRQFEQVKAMLARGVDGIIIVQTDSNAVIPAIREANRANVPMVHFNRPPAESDATSVAVQADNRRITRETVDYMVKVAQQTGGQYKAAILIGDLGDPNAIGRRDGFFDVVDQHPDLIEVVARIPTNWNADQAFAGLTNAFQANPDINFLFTSSDFLFPQITQVMRVADKFYPVGDPNHVIFGGFDGDATAYELMKDKYLDADGVQDLFYEAKLAVDAIVAMGEGEPVDKLLLDPGFAITQENMAEMQERMWGYHVFQSKG; encoded by the coding sequence ATGATCGTGACGCGGCGCAGCTTCACCATCGGCGCGCTTCTGGCGGCGGGCACGGCCGGCTGGCCGGTCTTCGTCAAGGCGCAAGGCACTAAGACGATCGCGGTCCTGTTCGACGGCCTGTACTCGCCTTTCTGGGTATCCGGCCTCGAGGCGCTGCGCTCGGACCTTCAGGGCCGCGGCTTCGAGATGGTCGAGGCGATCTCCGACCAGGACGACAACCGCCAGTTCGAGCAGGTCAAGGCCATGCTCGCCCGCGGCGTCGACGGCATCATCATCGTCCAGACGGACAGCAACGCGGTGATCCCCGCCATCCGCGAGGCGAACCGGGCGAACGTCCCGATGGTGCACTTCAACCGTCCGCCCGCCGAATCCGACGCCACGTCGGTCGCGGTCCAGGCCGACAACCGGCGGATCACGCGCGAGACCGTCGACTACATGGTCAAGGTCGCACAGCAGACCGGCGGCCAGTACAAGGCGGCCATCCTGATCGGCGATCTCGGCGATCCCAATGCGATCGGGCGGCGCGACGGGTTCTTCGACGTGGTCGACCAGCATCCCGACCTGATCGAGGTCGTGGCCCGCATCCCGACCAACTGGAACGCCGATCAGGCCTTCGCCGGGCTGACCAACGCCTTCCAGGCCAATCCCGACATCAACTTCCTGTTCACCAGCTCGGACTTCCTGTTCCCGCAGATCACGCAGGTGATGCGGGTCGCCGACAAGTTCTATCCCGTGGGCGATCCGAACCACGTCATCTTCGGCGGCTTCGACGGCGACGCCACGGCGTACGAGCTGATGAAGGACAAATATCTCGACGCCGACGGCGTGCAGGACCTGTTCTACGAGGCCAAGCTCGCGGTCGATGCCATCGTCGCCATGGGCGAGGGGGAGCCGGTCGACAAGCTGCTGCTCGATCCGGGCTTCGCGATCACCCAGGAGAACATGGCCGAGATGCAGGAGCGGATGTGGGGCTATCACGTCTTCCAGAGCAAAGGCTGA
- a CDS encoding ribulose-bisphosphate carboxylase large subunit family protein, giving the protein MTGRIHATYRIETAFDVRRAVEVMAGEQSSGTFIATPGETPELKERAGARIERLELLETADTPSLPGAGVPKGEGAPSWRRAEVELSWPFDNVGPSLPNLVATVAGNLFELKPFSGLRILDIDLPPAFADAYPGPKFGIAGTRRLSGVEALPLVGTIIKPSIGLSPDATAAMTEELCKGGIDFIKDDELQSDGPTCPFEQRVRAVMRVIDRHAERTGKKVMFAFNLTGDLDQMRRRHDLVRDMGGTCVMASLNSVGLVGFVELCRHTELPVHAHRNGWGYLTRSPELGWDYTAWAKLWRLAGADHMHVNGLANKFCEDDASVIASARSCLTPMFEPPAKDCVVMPVFSSGQSAVQAEATCKALGRADLIHAAGGGIVAHPGGIAAGVASIRQAWEAALAGIPADTYARDHAELAQALDAYR; this is encoded by the coding sequence ATGACCGGCCGCATCCACGCCACCTATCGCATCGAGACCGCGTTCGACGTGCGCCGCGCGGTCGAGGTCATGGCCGGCGAGCAGTCGAGCGGCACCTTCATCGCCACGCCCGGCGAGACGCCCGAGCTGAAGGAGCGCGCCGGCGCGCGGATCGAGCGCCTGGAACTTCTGGAGACGGCCGACACGCCGTCCTTGCCGGGCGCCGGCGTGCCCAAGGGCGAGGGCGCGCCGTCGTGGCGGCGCGCGGAGGTCGAGCTGTCCTGGCCGTTCGACAATGTCGGCCCGTCCTTGCCGAACCTCGTCGCGACGGTGGCCGGCAACCTGTTCGAGCTCAAGCCGTTCTCGGGTCTGCGCATCCTCGACATCGACCTGCCGCCCGCCTTCGCCGACGCCTATCCCGGCCCCAAGTTCGGCATTGCCGGCACGCGGCGCCTGTCCGGCGTCGAGGCGCTCCCCTTGGTCGGCACGATCATCAAGCCCAGCATCGGCCTCTCGCCCGACGCGACGGCCGCGATGACCGAGGAGCTGTGCAAGGGCGGCATCGACTTCATCAAGGACGACGAGCTGCAGTCGGACGGGCCGACCTGTCCGTTCGAGCAGCGCGTGCGCGCGGTCATGAGGGTGATCGACCGGCATGCCGAGCGGACCGGCAAGAAGGTCATGTTCGCCTTCAACCTGACCGGCGACCTGGACCAGATGCGCCGGCGCCACGATCTCGTCCGCGACATGGGCGGCACCTGCGTCATGGCCAGCCTGAACAGCGTCGGGCTGGTCGGCTTCGTCGAGCTCTGCCGGCATACCGAGCTGCCCGTCCACGCCCATCGCAACGGCTGGGGCTATCTCACGCGGTCGCCCGAATTGGGCTGGGACTACACGGCCTGGGCCAAGCTCTGGCGGCTGGCCGGCGCCGACCACATGCACGTCAACGGCCTCGCCAACAAGTTCTGCGAGGACGACGCCAGCGTGATCGCGTCGGCGCGCTCCTGCCTGACGCCGATGTTCGAGCCGCCCGCCAAGGACTGCGTCGTGATGCCGGTGTTCTCGTCCGGCCAGTCCGCCGTGCAGGCCGAGGCGACCTGCAAGGCGCTGGGCAGGGCCGACCTGATCCATGCCGCAGGCGGCGGCATCGTCGCCCATCCCGGCGGAATCGCGGCCGGCGTCGCCAGCATCCGCCAGGCCTGGGAAGCGGCGCTGGCCGGCATCCCCGCCGACACCTATGCCCGCGACCACGCCGAACTCGCCCAGGCGCTGGACGCCTATCGATGA